In Alicyclobacillus macrosporangiidus CPP55, a single window of DNA contains:
- a CDS encoding phosphatase PAP2 family protein, translating to MDSLRQALSRLEPFEWLGLAATGAALWIFFAFGHRLDEAAGIPGYHWRVVGVVAGIYGRFIPVALLFGLVVFAVAAWRMRDRRPAGWHRFGFAVRVFLSYCALLLVFRVVNFYVPVIHSELRDPVIQRMDAALFGRQVADWLEPLVRPWVTHLLTGAYVSWFWLLFFTILLLVWRSREAASEYLLASLLAFYTGYACYLLVPVIGPGYTLHFSIPVGDIAPVFTLDRFAIPRDCFPSLHTALTVVMFMYVWRHRRIWCLLYAPLGGVIVFATLYLRFHYGMDDVAGAALGVAVSYIAPALQTLWARRRHTGARPAGAPVSWMQVNEARWRHG from the coding sequence ATGGATTCGCTTCGACAGGCGCTCTCGCGCCTTGAACCGTTCGAATGGCTGGGCCTGGCCGCGACGGGTGCCGCCCTGTGGATATTTTTCGCCTTCGGCCATCGCCTCGATGAGGCGGCCGGCATCCCGGGCTATCACTGGCGGGTCGTGGGGGTCGTGGCTGGCATCTACGGCCGGTTCATCCCCGTCGCCCTGTTGTTTGGATTGGTGGTTTTCGCCGTTGCAGCGTGGCGGATGCGGGATCGTCGCCCGGCGGGTTGGCACCGGTTCGGTTTCGCCGTCCGCGTGTTTCTTTCCTACTGCGCCTTGTTGCTGGTGTTTCGTGTGGTAAACTTTTACGTACCGGTGATCCACTCAGAACTGCGCGATCCGGTGATCCAGCGCATGGACGCCGCCCTCTTCGGACGGCAGGTCGCCGATTGGCTCGAGCCCCTGGTGCGGCCGTGGGTGACCCACCTGCTGACCGGGGCGTACGTCTCGTGGTTCTGGCTGTTGTTTTTCACAATCCTCTTGTTGGTGTGGCGCAGCCGGGAGGCGGCATCCGAGTATCTGCTGGCGTCGCTGTTGGCGTTTTACACCGGATACGCCTGCTATCTGTTGGTCCCGGTCATCGGACCGGGGTACACGCTGCATTTTTCGATCCCGGTGGGAGACATCGCTCCTGTGTTCACCCTCGACCGGTTTGCCATCCCCCGGGATTGTTTCCCGAGCCTGCACACGGCGTTGACCGTCGTCATGTTTATGTACGTGTGGCGCCACCGCAGGATCTGGTGCCTTTTGTACGCGCCGCTCGGGGGGGTGATTGTGTTCGCGACGCTGTACCTGCGTTTCCATTACGGGATGGACGACGTCGCAGGTGCGGCACTCGGGGTGGCGGTCTCGTACATCGCCCCCGCGCTGCAGACTCTCTGGGCGCGCCGGAGGCACACCGGTGCGCGGCCGGCCGGTGCGCCGGTATCCTGGATGCAAGTCAATGAGGCGAGGTGGAGACATGGCTGA
- a CDS encoding helix-turn-helix domain-containing protein gives MSTGSRIAQLRRARGLTQAQLASAAGVSASTIAMYETGRRTPDPEQLDKLAAALGVPPDQLKSGPAGFEEAAEVPAPAAPVAAEPGRNSPSQEGPAEQPGAAYPAIPLDRFEARLILFLRLNPQARAFMEAYLAADDRRRQQIHKTWRLIHELQP, from the coding sequence ATGTCCACAGGATCGCGCATCGCGCAGCTGCGCCGGGCGCGCGGCCTGACCCAGGCGCAACTGGCGTCCGCCGCAGGCGTAAGCGCGAGCACTATCGCCATGTACGAAACCGGCCGGCGAACCCCGGATCCGGAGCAATTGGACAAGCTGGCCGCTGCCCTCGGCGTGCCGCCGGACCAGCTCAAGTCCGGCCCGGCTGGCTTTGAGGAGGCGGCGGAGGTGCCGGCGCCAGCCGCGCCAGTGGCTGCCGAGCCGGGTCGCAACTCGCCTTCGCAGGAAGGCCCCGCCGAACAGCCAGGCGCGGCGTATCCAGCGATCCCGCTCGATCGTTTCGAGGCGCGCCTGATCCTGTTTTTGCGATTGAACCCGCAGGCGCGCGCCTTCATGGAAGCCTATCTGGCGGCCGATGACCGGCGCCGCCAGCAGATCCACAAGACGTGGCGCCTCATCCACGAACTCCAACCCTGA
- a CDS encoding alpha/beta fold hydrolase, with protein MRTDETLSVVQGTFRTADGTHIHFETHGSGPPLYICHGGPNATFSYLSESLKPLAHHFTLVYHDYRGSGRSGRAGPETYRFEQLAADLDDLRAFLGHNRIAILAHSLGGFVAQRYALQSGRHLDALILVATTPCGSMKRLLVPTLRVLGPSRTARLIASSTGYVVRWAWRPETAERRRARYRVWSLLQEGRPDRMKWVRAAERAAAMDNENARYLEAEAYHTDLTHQLRDIRCPVLVLAGSLDAVFCAAQVLYQRYCPSARTVTFADVGHHPAIEDPEAFLKTVTEFLRGQYPPDDVGRTY; from the coding sequence GTGCGTACAGATGAGACGCTTTCAGTTGTACAGGGTACATTTCGCACGGCGGATGGAACACACATCCATTTCGAAACCCACGGCTCCGGTCCTCCTCTTTACATTTGCCATGGGGGACCAAATGCAACCTTTTCGTATCTGAGCGAATCCCTCAAGCCTCTGGCGCACCACTTCACGCTCGTGTACCACGATTATCGAGGCAGCGGGCGTTCAGGGCGGGCCGGTCCAGAAACATACCGGTTCGAGCAATTGGCTGCCGACTTGGATGACCTGCGCGCTTTCCTCGGTCACAACCGCATCGCAATTCTGGCTCACTCGCTGGGCGGTTTTGTGGCCCAGCGTTACGCGTTGCAGAGCGGACGACACCTTGACGCGCTCATTCTGGTGGCAACAACACCTTGTGGATCGATGAAGCGCCTGCTGGTGCCGACGTTGCGGGTTCTTGGCCCATCGAGGACCGCCCGTTTGATCGCCTCGAGCACCGGATATGTGGTGCGTTGGGCCTGGCGCCCTGAAACTGCGGAACGGCGCCGCGCCCGCTACCGAGTTTGGAGTCTGTTACAGGAGGGACGTCCAGACCGTATGAAATGGGTTCGCGCTGCCGAACGCGCGGCCGCGATGGACAACGAAAACGCGCGGTACTTGGAGGCCGAGGCCTATCATACCGATCTCACGCATCAACTACGAGACATCCGCTGTCCTGTACTGGTACTCGCTGGATCGCTCGATGCGGTATTTTGCGCCGCTCAGGTGCTGTACCAAAGATACTGCCCGAGCGCGAGAACAGTTACGTTTGCCGATGTAGGCCATCATCCGGCCATCGAGGACCCGGAAGCCTTCTTGAAGACCGTGACGGAGTTCCTTCGGGGTCAATACCCACCTGACGATGTGGGACGGACCTATTGA
- a CDS encoding YlbF family regulator, which produces MNPYDTANALLKDIRSTPEFQRLKEVHDRIAADEATLRMLQDFRAREWEMQAQVMEGKTPSEEERRRFEQLSQVVSLNQDIAEYLALERHVMAVLMDIYQLLGKGLEDGLFPHPMMKDNRG; this is translated from the coding sequence ATGAATCCGTACGACACGGCGAACGCGCTGTTGAAGGACATCCGGTCCACGCCGGAGTTTCAGCGTTTGAAAGAGGTGCACGATCGGATCGCCGCCGATGAGGCCACCCTGCGCATGCTCCAGGATTTTCGCGCTCGTGAATGGGAGATGCAGGCTCAGGTGATGGAGGGGAAGACGCCGTCGGAAGAGGAACGCCGCCGGTTCGAGCAGTTGAGCCAGGTGGTGTCGCTCAACCAGGACATCGCCGAGTACCTGGCATTGGAACGTCACGTGATGGCGGTGCTGATGGACATTTATCAGCTGTTGGGCAAAGGCCTTGAAGACGGCCTGTTTCCGCACCCGATGATGAAAGACAACAGGGGTTAG
- a CDS encoding RNA polymerase sigma factor, protein MNDAAPPNEALHALYRQYADDVYRYARMMLGNAPDAYDAVQEVFLRALRAWGSYRGEASARTWLIRIAKNYLADVHRKRRVENKYISRRELQDVGREDGTADTVLEVEWALRQLRPAYRQVVVLRYIENLSVEETAQVLGWSASKVRTTAHRAMMELRRMWGEAPAGGVQPGES, encoded by the coding sequence ATGAACGATGCCGCCCCGCCCAACGAAGCGCTCCACGCGCTCTACCGGCAGTATGCGGACGATGTGTACCGGTACGCCCGGATGATGCTCGGCAACGCGCCCGATGCGTACGACGCGGTGCAGGAGGTCTTCTTGCGCGCGCTGCGGGCGTGGGGATCGTACCGGGGGGAAGCCTCCGCCCGAACATGGTTGATCCGGATCGCCAAGAACTACCTCGCAGACGTCCACCGCAAGCGCAGGGTGGAGAACAAATACATCTCTCGACGGGAGCTGCAGGACGTGGGCCGAGAGGATGGGACGGCGGATACCGTACTGGAAGTGGAGTGGGCATTGAGGCAACTGAGACCCGCGTACCGGCAGGTCGTGGTCCTCCGCTACATCGAGAACCTATCGGTGGAGGAGACAGCACAGGTGCTCGGGTGGTCGGCGAGCAAGGTGCGGACCACGGCGCATCGGGCGATGATGGAGCTGCGGAGGATGTGGGGCGAAGCGCCAGCGGGAGGTGTGCAACCCGGTGAAAGCTGA
- a CDS encoding DUF3243 domain-containing protein, protein MSVLENWERWQEFLGEQVDKAQAMGVSNERITEVARRMGSFLADKIDPKNPQERLLKQMWDVSNEDEQHALASIMVKMADRAH, encoded by the coding sequence ATGAGCGTTTTGGAGAATTGGGAACGGTGGCAAGAGTTCCTGGGCGAGCAAGTGGACAAGGCCCAGGCCATGGGCGTGTCCAACGAAAGGATCACCGAGGTCGCGCGCCGGATGGGTTCGTTCCTGGCGGACAAGATCGACCCGAAGAACCCGCAGGAGCGCCTGTTAAAACAGATGTGGGACGTCAGCAACGAGGACGAGCAGCACGCGTTGGCTTCCATCATGGTCAAAATGGCGGATCGGGCGCACTGA
- a CDS encoding C40 family peptidase, with amino-acid sequence MLRFTPYTFGGNDPKVGFDCSGFVQYVFSKNGISLPRSAHEQATVGTPVPRSQVQKGGIGVIVVHNIWSNPYYTSHYWGARRVIPQG; translated from the coding sequence ATCCTCAGATTCACGCCGTACACCTTTGGCGGCAACGACCCGAAGGTTGGTTTTGACTGCTCGGGATTCGTGCAATATGTCTTTAGCAAGAACGGAATCTCCCTGCCCCGCTCCGCCCACGAACAGGCAACGGTGGGGACGCCCGTGCCCCGAAGCCAGGTGCAAAAAGGCGGCATCGGCGTGATCGTCGTCCACAACATCTGGTCGAACCCGTACTACACCAGCCACTACTGGGGGGCTCGCCGCGTCATACCGCAGGGTTGA
- a CDS encoding L,D-transpeptidase family protein, whose amino-acid sequence MVLASRFLRVTQPPMEGPDVMAVQRRLIALRLYTGPFDGVYTQTTAQAVMTFQKNSGLVANSIVGPATWTALWFENVPWGGGRWHITIDTICNLLALYDQNRLSATYPVATGKPSTPTPLGDWVIIEKTLRPGGPFGAAWMRLSVPNGGYGIHGTNDPASIGRSVTHGCVRMRDEDVTRLYNTVPIGTLVTVTGQVFTSRILHRYVPPGLDVQQLQQMLRALGFYRGPIDGVYGCP is encoded by the coding sequence ATGGTGTTGGCGAGCCGGTTTTTGCGCGTGACCCAGCCGCCCATGGAGGGCCCGGACGTGATGGCTGTGCAGCGCCGGTTGATCGCGCTTCGGTTGTATACAGGCCCGTTCGACGGGGTGTACACCCAGACCACGGCGCAGGCGGTGATGACCTTCCAGAAGAACAGCGGTTTGGTCGCGAACAGCATCGTGGGGCCTGCGACCTGGACGGCACTCTGGTTCGAGAACGTGCCGTGGGGCGGGGGACGGTGGCACATCACCATCGACACCATCTGCAATCTGTTGGCGCTCTACGATCAAAACCGCCTGTCGGCCACGTATCCTGTCGCGACGGGAAAGCCGTCGACCCCGACGCCCTTGGGGGATTGGGTGATCATCGAGAAGACGCTGCGACCGGGCGGCCCCTTCGGGGCTGCCTGGATGCGGCTGTCGGTGCCCAACGGCGGGTACGGCATCCATGGAACGAACGACCCGGCGTCCATCGGCCGGTCCGTGACCCACGGTTGCGTGCGGATGCGCGATGAAGATGTGACCCGCTTGTACAACACCGTCCCCATCGGGACGCTGGTGACGGTGACGGGGCAGGTCTTCACGAGCCGGATCCTGCACCGCTACGTGCCACCCGGTCTGGACGTACAGCAATTGCAGCAGATGCTGCGTGCCCTCGGGTTTTACCGCGGCCCCATCGACGGAGTGTACGGTTGCCCCTGA
- a CDS encoding MFS transporter: MSIFLDTTPLRTSPAFRRLWLGQGLSVLGGYMTTFAVTLQLYNLTHSSLAVGAAGLCSALPAMAFVLLGGSIGDAVDRRILVLSATSGQMAVSILFALQAFAALRIPALLYGLLVLQSLLTAVNAPARRTFLPRLLPKDQIRAGNTLNMVVMRFAEMAGPALAGVIASVWGLKACYTLDAFSFTAALYGVGRLPAMPPEGGPSRPTLRSAAEGLRFLIRQPVLMGAFFADLSVTVLGVSTALLPALNAARFGGNPQTLGLLMGATGVGGLAGSIFSGPLRRVSREGLAVLVVGALWGGCIALLGASGVLWLALACLFVAGAADTMLVVLRTTIVQVNTPDAYRGRVSGIDYLVGAAGPQLGNLRAGLMGTVFPVGVALVIADCPAWRGRWPSGSPSLPSGTTGPPRRVTGRRAHAEPNALYPLRRRRRGIGPPVPAPRAPTSRRTSLRPNRMMLIRSKTQTSHSPANGARRSLCRTGPCR; encoded by the coding sequence ATGAGCATCTTCCTGGATACGACGCCGTTGCGCACGTCGCCCGCGTTTCGGCGGCTTTGGCTCGGCCAGGGCCTGTCCGTGCTCGGCGGCTACATGACCACGTTCGCGGTCACGCTGCAGTTGTACAACCTCACTCACAGCTCCCTCGCGGTGGGGGCGGCCGGGTTGTGCAGCGCACTGCCGGCGATGGCGTTCGTGCTCTTGGGCGGCAGCATCGGGGACGCGGTGGATCGGAGGATCCTGGTGCTGTCCGCCACCAGCGGGCAGATGGCCGTCTCCATCCTGTTCGCCCTGCAGGCGTTCGCCGCTCTTCGCATCCCGGCGTTGCTGTACGGGCTGCTCGTCCTGCAGTCTCTCCTCACCGCCGTCAACGCGCCGGCTCGGCGCACCTTCCTGCCGCGGCTGCTGCCGAAGGACCAGATCCGGGCCGGCAACACGCTGAACATGGTAGTGATGCGCTTTGCCGAGATGGCCGGGCCCGCGTTGGCCGGCGTGATCGCGTCCGTTTGGGGCTTGAAGGCGTGTTACACCCTGGATGCCTTCAGCTTCACCGCGGCGCTGTACGGCGTGGGGCGACTACCGGCGATGCCGCCGGAGGGCGGGCCGTCCCGCCCGACCCTGCGCTCGGCCGCCGAGGGCCTCCGCTTCCTCATTCGGCAGCCGGTGTTGATGGGGGCGTTTTTCGCCGACCTGAGCGTCACCGTCCTGGGGGTGTCGACGGCGCTGCTGCCGGCGCTGAATGCCGCGCGGTTTGGCGGGAACCCGCAGACGCTCGGCCTGCTCATGGGTGCCACGGGCGTCGGTGGGCTGGCCGGCTCCATCTTCTCGGGGCCGCTGCGGCGGGTGTCGCGGGAGGGATTGGCCGTCCTCGTCGTCGGCGCGCTGTGGGGCGGTTGCATCGCACTGCTCGGCGCGAGCGGCGTACTGTGGCTGGCCCTCGCCTGCCTCTTCGTCGCCGGGGCGGCGGACACGATGCTGGTGGTGCTGCGCACGACCATCGTCCAGGTGAACACCCCAGACGCCTACCGGGGGCGCGTGAGCGGGATCGACTACCTCGTCGGGGCGGCCGGGCCGCAACTCGGCAATCTCCGGGCTGGCCTGATGGGGACGGTGTTCCCCGTGGGGGTGGCGCTCGTCATCGCGGACTGTCCAGCGTGGCGGGGGCGGTGGCCGTCGGGATCGCCCTCCCTGCCTTCCGGCACTACCGGGCCTCCCAGACGGGTGACGGGGCGGAGGGCGCACGCGGAGCCAAATGCTCTGTACCCGCTCCGTCGGAGGCGCCGCGGGATCGGGCCACCAGTCCCGGCACCGAGGGCGCCAACGTCCCGCAGAACGTCTCTCCGCCCTAACAGGATGATGCTCATCCGCTCGAAAACGCAAACGTCACACTCGCCTGCGAATGGTGCTCGACGCTCGCTGTGTAGAACCGGGCCTTGTCGGTGA
- a CDS encoding globin — translation MADVRTLYDWAGGDETIRRLVEVFYSKIPQDEDLAPLFPEDLSEVRHKQYLFLTQFFGGPPLFSQVYGAPMLRARHLKAPITRRHARAWLRRMGESLQEVGIQGPLYDVMMERLTRTAMHMVNTEEDEQPAAP, via the coding sequence ATGGCTGACGTTCGAACGCTGTACGACTGGGCGGGCGGGGATGAGACCATCCGCCGGCTGGTCGAGGTGTTTTACAGCAAGATCCCGCAGGACGAGGACCTGGCCCCCCTGTTCCCCGAGGACTTATCGGAGGTCCGCCACAAGCAGTATCTGTTTCTGACCCAATTTTTCGGCGGACCCCCTCTCTTTTCGCAAGTGTACGGCGCCCCGATGTTGCGCGCACGCCATCTCAAGGCGCCCATCACCCGACGGCACGCCCGCGCCTGGCTGCGCCGCATGGGTGAATCGCTGCAGGAAGTCGGCATTCAAGGCCCGCTGTACGATGTGATGATGGAGCGCCTGACGCGCACGGCCATGCACATGGTCAACACGGAGGAAGACGAGCAGCCGGCCGCTCCCTGA
- a CDS encoding transglycosylase domain-containing protein: MTNRQSFGQDGRSYRGISGRSGISGHSRISGRSGIFGRSAISGRYGTSPSPGRQVGRTGRASSRPSGGRTPRGRTPGGRPPGGRPPGGAGRVIARLFAWLVAAVVAFTVGFFALVELYPFDASKLTEHHEPTVVYDKNGQQYMTIAGQGAYDVTYNQLPKDLVNAVVATEDHNFWDSSSIDFKGILRAAFIDLWTQSYAQGASTIQEQLAKIVYLNDKKTLSRKFSQIVLGVQINRHFTKQEILAMYLNRAFFGENAVGVGQAAYRYFGVDLRQQQHLSLSQAALLAGLLQAPSAYDPIQHPDAAIKRRNQVLDNMVKYGYITEAQAKAAKAQSIRDMGVAFHNVPDDAWDNHPLFTNFLFHYAEQAGIPQEELLQGGLKVYTTVDPRVQKAIDTVFWSTNYNGDFPGPTSGTVAQGAAIFIDPKTGGVLGAAGSRKQGFVPLGMDRALQAYRSPGSSIKPLVVYGPAIESGKFGPDSVLNNQPHDFGGGYAPRNDDPNAPAQVTLRYALATSQNVAAVWTLQQIGIQTGADFAANAGIPITSADRQHLNIALGGLEKGVSPFIMAQAYSAFANQGIEPQAHLIDKVVNAAGDTLYTFQPAAKRVMSAHTAAVMTDLLQSVVQYGTGTAAQVPGWGVAGKTGTVQYDASLTGTHANWINAGWFDGYTPTMVGSIYLGYDVPSPEHHLTDIPHTPSYNAAKIFGDIVQLATQGMTPQQFGQTPDTQAQSTQAVYGLNATWDPVAQAVQLTWKTDLSGRVLFQISRLDNGPAVPSGDAGPGNGRGNGKGHGDRGNGAGAGGSNAAGTAATSGSPDVIGQTTQPFYEDAAVQPGESYTYTVQALDLMTQQPVGSPVSITVTLDTSAGAGPGAAGGSPGDGGNTGGDTGGLGNGPDTGSGTTPPGQTGGMVPPAEGGTSGSPGSGSGSGTPGSGGTAGSGAGAGNGGSTGTGDSGTGPSGGMVGGTGNGTE, from the coding sequence GTGACGAATCGACAATCCTTCGGCCAAGACGGCCGTTCCTACCGCGGCATCTCCGGGCGCTCGGGGATCTCCGGGCACTCACGCATCTCCGGACGCTCAGGGATCTTCGGACGCTCGGCGATCTCCGGGCGCTACGGCACCAGTCCCAGCCCTGGCCGCCAAGTTGGCCGCACGGGCCGCGCTTCCAGCCGTCCGTCGGGCGGCAGGACTCCGCGTGGCAGGACCCCGGGCGGGCGGCCACCAGGCGGCCGCCCGCCGGGGGGCGCCGGACGCGTTATCGCGCGCCTCTTCGCGTGGCTCGTCGCCGCCGTCGTCGCCTTCACCGTCGGCTTCTTCGCCTTGGTGGAGCTGTATCCGTTTGACGCCAGCAAGCTGACCGAACACCACGAGCCGACGGTCGTGTACGACAAAAACGGCCAGCAGTACATGACCATCGCCGGCCAGGGCGCATACGACGTCACGTACAACCAACTGCCGAAAGACCTGGTCAACGCCGTCGTGGCGACGGAGGACCACAACTTCTGGGATTCGTCGAGCATCGACTTCAAGGGTATCCTGCGCGCCGCGTTCATCGATCTCTGGACGCAGAGCTATGCCCAGGGCGCCAGCACCATCCAGGAGCAGCTGGCGAAGATCGTGTACCTGAACGACAAGAAGACGCTGTCGCGCAAGTTCAGCCAGATCGTGCTCGGGGTGCAGATCAACCGCCACTTCACCAAGCAGGAGATCCTGGCGATGTACCTCAACCGCGCCTTCTTCGGCGAAAACGCCGTCGGCGTAGGACAGGCCGCGTACCGCTACTTCGGCGTCGATCTGCGCCAGCAGCAACATCTCAGCCTCAGCCAAGCGGCTCTGTTGGCTGGCCTGCTGCAGGCGCCGAGCGCGTACGATCCGATTCAGCATCCGGACGCCGCCATCAAGCGGCGCAACCAGGTTCTCGACAACATGGTCAAGTACGGGTACATCACCGAGGCCCAGGCCAAGGCCGCCAAGGCCCAGTCCATCCGGGACATGGGCGTGGCCTTTCACAACGTGCCGGACGACGCGTGGGACAACCACCCGCTCTTTACCAATTTTCTGTTCCACTATGCGGAACAGGCCGGCATTCCGCAGGAGGAGCTGCTGCAGGGCGGCCTGAAGGTGTACACCACCGTCGATCCGCGGGTGCAGAAGGCCATCGACACGGTCTTCTGGAGCACCAACTACAACGGCGACTTCCCAGGGCCGACCAGCGGCACCGTGGCGCAGGGCGCCGCCATCTTCATCGATCCGAAGACCGGAGGGGTGCTCGGGGCAGCGGGATCGAGGAAGCAAGGATTCGTGCCGCTCGGGATGGACCGGGCCCTGCAGGCGTACCGGTCGCCCGGGTCGTCCATCAAGCCACTGGTGGTGTACGGGCCGGCGATTGAGAGCGGCAAGTTCGGCCCGGACAGCGTGCTCAACAACCAGCCGCACGACTTCGGCGGGGGGTACGCGCCGCGCAACGACGATCCGAACGCCCCCGCCCAGGTCACGCTGCGCTACGCGCTGGCGACGTCGCAGAACGTGGCCGCGGTGTGGACGCTGCAGCAGATCGGCATTCAGACCGGCGCAGACTTCGCGGCGAACGCGGGGATTCCCATCACCTCGGCGGACCGGCAGCACCTGAACATCGCCCTCGGCGGCCTGGAGAAGGGCGTGTCGCCGTTCATCATGGCGCAGGCGTACAGCGCCTTCGCCAACCAGGGCATCGAGCCGCAGGCGCACCTGATCGACAAGGTGGTCAACGCTGCAGGGGACACCCTATACACCTTCCAGCCGGCGGCCAAGCGGGTGATGTCGGCGCATACGGCGGCAGTGATGACGGACCTGTTGCAGAGCGTGGTCCAGTACGGCACGGGCACCGCCGCACAGGTGCCCGGATGGGGAGTGGCTGGCAAAACCGGCACCGTGCAGTACGACGCCAGTTTGACAGGGACGCACGCCAACTGGATCAACGCCGGTTGGTTTGACGGCTACACGCCGACGATGGTGGGCTCCATCTACCTCGGCTACGACGTGCCGAGCCCGGAGCATCACCTGACCGATATTCCGCACACGCCGTCGTACAACGCGGCCAAGATCTTCGGCGACATCGTGCAGCTCGCCACACAGGGGATGACGCCGCAGCAGTTCGGGCAGACACCGGACACCCAGGCGCAGAGCACTCAGGCTGTGTATGGCCTGAACGCGACCTGGGACCCGGTCGCCCAGGCCGTGCAACTCACGTGGAAGACCGACCTGTCCGGCCGCGTGCTGTTCCAGATCAGCCGCCTGGACAACGGCCCTGCGGTCCCGAGCGGCGACGCGGGGCCCGGCAACGGCAGGGGGAACGGCAAAGGCCACGGCGACCGAGGGAATGGCGCGGGGGCCGGGGGATCGAACGCGGCTGGTACCGCGGCCACGTCCGGCAGCCCGGACGTCATCGGTCAGACGACGCAGCCCTTCTACGAGGACGCGGCCGTCCAGCCCGGCGAGTCGTACACCTACACCGTGCAGGCGCTGGACCTGATGACGCAGCAGCCGGTGGGATCGCCGGTGTCGATCACGGTGACCCTCGACACCTCCGCCGGTGCGGGACCCGGGGCGGCGGGCGGGTCGCCTGGCGACGGCGGGAACACCGGCGGGGATACGGGCGGCCTGGGCAACGGGCCGGATACGGGCTCGGGCACTACGCCGCCCGGGCAGACCGGTGGCATGGTGCCGCCCGCCGAGGGTGGCACTTCCGGGTCGCCCGGGTCAGGCTCCGGTTCGGGAACGCCGGGCTCCGGCGGTACGGCCGGATCGGGTGCCGGGGCTGGGAACGGCGGATCGACCGGGACAGGAGATTCTGGCACGGGACCGAGCGGCGGAATGGTCGGCGGTACGGGGAACGGTACCGAGTGA